From the Chaetodon auriga isolate fChaAug3 chromosome 17, fChaAug3.hap1, whole genome shotgun sequence genome, the window GACGTGGCAACATGAAAAGACACATTACAGgatttcaaaataataaaattaaagaGATGGTaaaaagaagatgaaagaaatgatAATATTCATAATTTCACTTTAATGCTTGTCTGATGCCACATTTTCACaacataataaaacaacatcgttcatttccattttctaaaATAAATTCTGACAATGACAAGATAATCTTTCCGTTTATCAGAAATCTTAGATATGAAGATGGTGCATGGTTTCCACTGCAGCAACAATGTGCAACTAAAGAACCAATATATGAGAATTTATACCTTAATATAAACGcatagaaaaacacagttaacaCAGACATGTTGAAATACAAGCAAGTTTTTGAAAATGTAAGAGGAAATACTGAAATGAGGGAGCAAAACTTTGATTGTGAGCCAATGAGAGTGTTgttctttaaaaatgatttgatgcttttgatTCTTcaaaattcttttttttaacaatttatATTTAAGAGACGTTTGTAAGAATGACATTCGTGTTTGTGACCATATCTTTTAAAATAGTAAGGTACCCAAAAATAACCCCTCAGCTGTAATCGGATAACATCAgtcaaaatcaaatgtttgttcACAGTCTAGAGCCCCTGAGGAGAATATATGAAAGGCCAATTGTGGTCAAAGGAGCCCTGCATGGTGCCCTGCTGTATGCAAGTGCTATTGACATACACCCTCCCCAAAAAATCGGTTGATTTCTTATTGGTATGAGGCCTTTATAGTAGTCAGCCGGTGGCTGGGCGCTCAGTCACTGGGGTCAAGATTGGATTGGCATGGGAACTGGCACTGGAGTAGCTTGGCACTGTCCAGGCTGGACCCATGAGGGAATTATCTGCCCTTCAGACACATAAGGAATGCCTGGGACCTGTGGCACTGCCTGTCTGGCCGTCTCCACCATTCACTCAGAATAACCTGGATATATGAGGCATTCCTGGGAAGGGCAGGTTTGTTCCTATAGGGTGCTTCCAAAGagctgcattgtgtttttaatgatctgATTGAGCTGATATGAGGTGTGAATAAACCTCCGGAGAAATGGGGTTAGACACAGTCAGTATATATGTTTGAGATAGTGGTGATTTGAGGTGTCAAGAGGGCAGGAGGGCTGCAGCGATGGGTACCGCTGCCTGTCGGAGAGCGAGAGACAtcgagcgagagagagagagagagagacatagagcgagagagacatagagcgagagagagagagagagtcctccctcctcatccgGCTCCCctacacaaaaataaataaagaggcTAAAAGCCgaagagaagaagcagaaaggaaCTTTTGTGGCTTCCGAGTGGGGTCCCTTTCATGGCGGTTCCCACAGTACTAGGCCCATGATGACATTCACCAtgtttcacacatacacacacacacacacacacacacacacgctgatggGCCCTATGACTGCGGTGACTTTCGCTGGTGCCGGGCCCCAGACGGGACGGCGAGGGCCCCGAGAGCCACAGGCAGCCATTGTGCTGTCGCCGCGGAAACCAGCCTCTTtatgtcagacatgtttttctgtttgttttcttttttatgtctttaatGTGGGCGAGGGGGGAATGTTtcccctctcatctcctcccctccctcctcactgcTCCGCGTTATTTCCCCCCAATacccatcttcctcctcctcccaccgATCCATCCAcatttgtttctcctcttctcctccctcctcctcttcccctcccatcctcccttATTTTgtctccccccttttttttttctccatggaGATCGTCATTTGTAAAGCTCTTTGCTTGGACAGCCCATATCTTTGTCGTGGTGTTGCGGCCTCCCTCTCACTCAGCCCCTTTTTATCTATACTTCATGAGGTTTTGGCACAGACTGGCACTTTTTCTTCCTGCACTGCAAAAACAACGCTCACAActctaaaacaacaaaacctaTCCCCAAAAGAATTCCGCCTTTCCCACGCTAAGCCAATTTTCTTTACAAGATTAAACAAACTCCCAATAACAAAAtgaaaggggggtgggggggtgggggggtgaagggggggaaaaaaagaatctGGTTATGATTCCAGTCTCCAAAAAAGCCAAGAGAGGATGCCCCAAAGTCGTccaatgagaaaaacaaacctgaaaaaaaaaaaagccaactgTTACTATTTTTAAGTGCTTCAAGAATGTCGTTCGGTGCCATGACTCAAAGGCACGCCGGCCCTCGTCCGTAATCAGTTCATTCTGACTGCGCTCGTCCGCCACATCACACGCGGGACGCAATCTTTTATGAgccgcagagagagaggaggaggaaaaggggaaagtgaaaaatgaaagagttCAGGGCTAATCCACAGTGTCCCTTCAGCCATGCATGCGACTGTGCCTGATTTGATGACTGAGAGGgttgggggcggggggggggagGGTTAAGGCTCAGCTAATATTAGCCACTTTAAGACTAGTTTTGCTGAAGCGTATTGCCTGGGAAGCTGACTATCATTCAAGTTTATGGAGCAGACTCATTTTTATTGCACGGAGTCATGTGATGCTTAATTCCTCTATCGGCTTTCTATTCTGGTCAGCGTCTAAAGAAAAGGCGCGAGCAGTTCTCAAAGGAAACTGTACATGACCAGGGCATATTGAAGACATATGCATCTGTTCCCAGATCAGCTTGAAATTCAGAGATTTAGATTAACAGGTTGGTTCATAAAACCTCTCCTAGAGCCATGAACCCTGGAGTTAGCGGTCCATCATTGCTTAACGCTGCCCCAAACACCCTTTGCTGTTGCTCTTTGACAGCGTCTCACTTTCCCAAATCCCTCTTATAACTTTACACCTCAGATTACGGCCTTATCAGGGAGGCATCCAGCCATCACCTCGTTCCGACGGCAGCTCGGAAGAGCAGGCATAAGCCCCTAAAAACCAGCATAAAAACCTGCCGCCACCCCACTGCTGGGACTTTTTTAGCGTTCCGAGAAGGGGATTACAGTGAGTGTGcagggaaagaaaggaagatTTTGTTGGAGGAAAGATGAGGGTAATAAAGTCAGTGTCCTGACCAAGTTGGTACCACTTTTAATGGTCCTGATTGAGGCTTTTACGATTAAAAATGACTACTGAGCTAATGGATGCATCGAACACTGAATCTGGATTCTGTCTGCATTCTTATTTGTACTGTCGCCAAACTAAGTCGGTCATTAAAACTAATGGACTGGGTCAGCTCAGCTGATCtataaacacgcacacactctgtaCTGTGCATTGTAGTGAAGAATTGAAAAAGTCCTCTCATGAATAGTTATCTTTTTCATGTGACACACCCGCACTTTCCTGTCAGATGAGTTCACACACCAGCCATTACGTCAAAATATCATATATAAGTAAAATATATACGTTTATCAATGGATTATAAACTGGTTTTTATTGCACACGATTCATCAAATAAATCATCCTGTTGAATTGTCAGTATTTAGGTGACTTTGATCAAGTTTGCTGCCGCTTAGAGTGATAGTAGCACAATTactttaagctaagctaatctaGCTATCTGAACTGTTTAGTCATTATTTTTAGCTACCGATTTCAACTGTACACCCATTATTTTAGCAACTATTTCAACAGTTTATCCAGAGTTTTTAGCTAAAGAGTATATTTAAACTGTATATTTGATACTCTTAGCTACATTTTCCACCATTTATTCATACTTTTTGCAATTTAAACTGTTTATTCATCATCTTTAGCTTGctattttatttgctttatgtTACTTTTAGCTGATTATTTGTGTGTTGATTACTTTCAGTGAGCTATTTAATCTCCTTGCTTGCTTGGCAACTAGTTTTAGGTAACACATGCGCAGCTCCCAGGTTATAAATTCACTAAAGATTAGTAATCCTACGGCTGCTTATTTTCCTTGTTAACACAAATGTGTGGATGTGTCTCATAAATGAAATCACAAGCAAGCACATCAGTTTTTCTTGTACCCAATGGCAACCGAAGAAGTGCCCTGTTTGGGACTCACAGATACATCAGATCATACATGACGCTAACTCATTGAATCCCAGAGACAACTCACCAGGCCTCCACTTTGTACACTTTTCTCTATGTAAGtgcactgctgtcattttgacataggacaaacacaaaacaatgcCATGACAAAGCTTGACTTACAGCACAGAGATAGATGGATGTAGACAGACATGAAAGCTCTCGCACACATTcagaaaagcacacacaacAGATGTTCATGCAAAACTGGCTTGCTGGAAGGCATACTTGTGTAGTGAACTAATTCTATACACTCTGCATGTagctcatgcacaaacacacgctgtCTTTCTCAGACATGAAAACTTGCTTGAGGTCAATGCTTGAGGACGACGAGCTAACTGTATATAGTACAAGAGGCTTTGATCTTTGGACTTGGCTGTGGCAAAGACAGCCAGCCAGCGCTGAGGCCCTGCGCTACCGGAAGCTTGTGGTCTGGGACGGCTCCATTTACTACTCTGTTCTGGTGCTAAatatacaataataaaaagGCTGGCAGATTTATTTCAGACTGTTATACATTTCCTCTCCAGCGAGGGAAGAAAGGACAGCGAGAGACAGACGTCTCCAGATCACCGAGGAACATTAAGTGATAATTacagagagagatagacagaaagagagggacgAGGTTTCCCCCTCTcgcttttctcttcctctgccaccACAGAGGAGAGTGGCGTCTCCAAGCTAGAGAGGGGCGCCCGCTGTATTAGAATCCCAATGATTGGCTATGATTGCTTTATCTGATCCCATGAGGGATAAAAGGacggcaacacacacacaaacacatgcacacacacacacacacacacacacacacacacacacacacacacacacacacacacacaccacatgccTGTGTTTCATTGCTCAATGCTCACTGCCTCCTCAGAAGTCAAACATGGCTTTTTTGAAAACATCTTTAGACATGTAGCcataaaagaaaatatgattCAAATTCAAACATTGTCTTTATCTGTTTCAAGTCAGTGttctgaaacacacaagcatgcacacacacatactccccTATGTACTCGACTTCACCACCAGTCCACCGCACTCCTCTCAAAGCTCTTTGATCCCCGGTCGAGGGTCCTCTCCGCGGTGCCTCTGTCTGAATTCCAGAGATTCTGGGATAATTCAAACGTTTCATGGCACATACTTGGTCCCCCCAGGAGACAGCGGCAGAGATGGAAAATGCCACCAcggtctctctccctccattgtCCCTACTCTTTAATCAGGCCCTCTCTGTGGCTCGCGCTGCCACCGTGGTGTGTTGTCTCAGCCTGGGAAAATGCCGTCCTAAGTGGCTGTTATGTGCTGAGGCGCAGACCACAGGGACCCAGAGGGGTGCTGCTGGAGCCCTCTGTGCCAGCCGTGGGTCTCACAGTGGCTAACACACACAATGAGTGAGGTCCCAAATCTGGATGCAGCCTTACATAACAGCCGTCGCTACATCTATTTACTTTTTAGACTGGGCTTGGATCAGTAAATCATACGCCATCATAATCATAGAGCCAAAACCCAGTCATAAATCAACAATATTATTTGTTCCTAAGGGGTTGCTGGGTGTAAACTAGCATTAAACTGCCACACAGATAGGTCAGTATTGTACAAACTCCAGTGTGATTGCTTGGCTGTGAAATGTCTGTGGAGAGGGAGTTTCCTGCCCTTATGTcaacaaaagaccaaaacaaaggcCCTGTGTTTCCCTGAGTCAGTGCAAGAAGAAGGTCAGCGACCAGAGCTACCTCAGAGTTCATCCCATTTCAGCTTTACTTTGGGATCGACTCGCGTTAGGGATGGGCAGCTAGGTCAGCTGACGGTTGGCCTGCCTTCGGCCGGACACGGCGCTCCATCAGGTCAAGTTTACAAGGACTGAGTCAAACCCTGCTGGTTTATATTTAGTGCTTATAAGCGTGAATAGAGTTTTTATGAGGTGCtataaatttcattttcaaaagagGGTGAGTATGGAGGCTCATGTACGCCTACCCTGTGGTTTCCCCAGGCCACCACGAAGCCTTTGTATTCGCCCTGTTTGCCATGGGAAAATATCTGAAACAAATAAGTCGCTCGGTCGGCACCCATCAGTGTAAAAACACTTCTGAGAGCTGTGGATTGTGCTGAGAGGGTGTGGCGCAGCGCTGAAGGAACTACTTGTTTACTCTTGCTGTGTccgaaaataaaaaaagcaattattttCTCTCCGAAATGGAAGGCAAATAAACAAGTATTCTTGAGCAGACAACGTGGGCAGGCACGAGCTGCCTGCGGTCGCGCAGCGGCGTGCTGGACTTGGTATGAGAAGGAGGGTGACACTTTGAGGTTCTTCCCCAcaacatcatcaccatcatcatcattgtcatcatcactATCAGTGAGTTTCTGTGATGGAGAAAGGCAGACTGAACTCAAAAATCCAGCTGTAggtgaagaaaacattttactgttgaaaaCATGCAGTTGCCATCATGTTTTTGAGGGGGGAAAGGAAACATGTGTATGTTTAACTGCTCAATGATGAAACATGctctaaaatgacaaaaaaaaaagaagacaaatgagaCAAGTGATGCATTTTAGCACATCTGCTTAATATGACTTTTTATCACATCATGAATTAAAGAGGTATTTCATATTTCTCTGCCCTAAATACTTCCATGAATCTCCTCTCTAATTAGCCAGTTTATCTGTTTCTATGGTGATATTTTGGAGGTTAATTCGTACATTGTGTCCCTACTGTAGAGAGcattggtttgttttgttgctcacAGTTGAATGGAACATTGTGGAAAATAATGTTGCACATCAGGCACATGATGTGCAGCGTTTACACTCCCTTTTAATTAAATTAGTTTGTGTCAGTCTGCCTTCAGCTGAGCTACAGCAATGACTGCAGGACTAACCACACtatactgcagcagctgaaggctGACAACGCCATGTTTTGTTGATACTGAACACTTTCTCAGCCAGAGCTCTGTGTTAAAGTTTAATTCAAACTTAAAGTAACGAATCAATCCATTTGATGGGCAATTAATATCGCCATGTAGCAGGGTTATATCATGATTTCAAAGAAGACACAAATGTACATGAAATACACATGGGATACATGGGATTTAGCAATCCCATTAAATGTTTTGGCTGAAAACTCAATGCAAAATTAAacaatttaaatgcaaaatcTACATCTGGCTTAAGATCACTTTGACAGGAAACATCTTAATGTCAAATCGGGGGCTTTTCCGTATTTTGTGATCTTGCCACCAGGTAATCCTGCTATTCGTGAAAGTCCCATTTTCATAGCACATTATATAAATAGCAAATTAGATTTAATCTCATAGTGTTGTCTGTCTGATTGAACCGTCTCTTTAGTCTTCATAGTTCAGAAATCAAGTTCTAGACCTAACTACTAAGGACTTTTACAAACGTGGTCACCAAATCCACATAAAAGTTTACAGTACATGGACAGTACTCCTCTGTCACTCACCGACTGCCTCAGCTTGCTGCAAGCGGAAGACAAACGTTGGACTGTAGTAGAATATCTAGACTGTTGTAAACGTGCTCCTGTTCTACATACTCCGGTACGATAGGTGGCGGTATGTACCCAAGAGTTGATATTGCAGCCCGAATAATAACGCGAAGAAGAAAAAAGCGGAAGTTGTTGGCTAATGTGGAAACGGCGTACCTGGGTGATGTCTGTTATAGTAAAGGTGTTCTCACGCTCAGTCGCGTTATTACACAGGTGAGACGATATTATATGACCTTTTACCTCAATGTATGGTATTAGTGTGCTGTTTCGTTTCAGAATGTATCAACAACCAGCTACTCGGCGCTAGCGACACATGTTAGCCTGTAAGCAAACACAACGCTGCTTgacagttgatttttttttaatttcctctatcaaaagtgttttgtttggtttaatgtgtttgtgtttaagctTTGTTGTCTTTCAGGGTGTTTAACGTTGTCTAATCGTAGTGAATAAAATTGTGTACAGCAAAACTGTCTTTGCTCATCAAGTTACAAATACTTGCTATACTGTGtatgtgtccgtgtgtgtgtgtgtgtgtgtgtgtgtgtgtgtgtgtgtgtatgtatacatacacagacacacatacacacacacacacacacacttaagtgTCAGTATCAACCTCATGCTGTTTCCCTTAACCCTTTCTCTCTTCCCCATCCCTGGTAGGGCTCACTGAAGTGTAGACATGGAAGTGCCTTGCTACCTGCCCAAACTACTGTTTGAGCTCAATGAGCAGCGTAAGCGGGACTTCTTCTGTGACTGCAGCATCCTTGTTGAAGGTCGTGTCTTCAAAGCCCACCGCAATGTGTTGTTTGCTGGAAGCGGCTATTTCCGGGCTCTTCTGGTTCACTATCTGCAGGTGAGAATAGCTGCTATCAGTGATTCCCTGAGGTTTGGACATGACCCCTTAGAAACAAATGCAATCATATGGCTAAGATATTGTTTTTGGTATTGTGTAATTAATGATTAAATTAATGCTTTAAAGTGttcacaaacaaaatgacaaaacaaacagatcacTTTCTATgaaagcagtgaagaagaacaTAACAAGTAAGTGACTTCCCCATGGGTGGAGTGGATGGTGGGAGTCGGGACCCTCTGTAAGTCAGTTGGTTTGGAGGTCTGGTCTGGTTTGTTAATGTGCAGGCCACACATTGCTGATTTTGTCAAAGTAGGACATTCACTTCTCCTTCTAAATCTTACTACTTTTAAAAAGTATTGAAGTAAGGCAGATCCAaagataatttaaaaaaaaaaaaaaaaaaaaaaaaaacggattTGGCTCTCAGTCTAGTTGCAAAACTATATTTTCAAGGAAATTAAATCTGAAATTGTCTTTAATTTCTCAATGGATCCCTTTCAGGATAATGGACAGCGCTACAGCACAGCATCATTGGACATTGTGACAGCTGATGCCTTCTCTATTATTCTGGACTTCCTTTACTCTGGCCGCTTGGCCCTGAACAGAAGCAATGTCATTGAGGTGATGTCAGCAGCCAGCTACCTGCAGATGACTGATCTGGTAAACTTCTGTAAGGGATACATCCGCTCATCTTTGGAAATATGCAACAAGGAGAAGGAAAGgaacacagagaaggagaaccagacacaggatggagggatgggtcCTGCGGACAGCGGcactctggctgctgctgctgtctccagcggtgcagaggctgcagagccTCATTCACAGGTTGCAGAGGCAGATAGAGGGTCGGGGTTAGGTACAGAGTCTGTGTCCTTGGCGAAAACCCCCTTGTCTATCCCTGTCACCTCAACTCCAGGCACCAGCAGGGATATAGACAGTGATTACCATTCCAGGGAGGAATTTGGATCTGGTAGTGAAGGACAGAAGGGACACATGGATCAGACTAAtctctcatcctcttcatcgtcTGTTTTGACCCTGGAGTTAGTGAACCCCAAGATAGAGTACGACCCTGATGAGGAGCTTATGGAGTCCCCTGACACCAAAGACCTGGCCTCATATCCTGGGCCCTCTCTCCATAACTCTCATCACGGTCGGCTACTTCCCCCAAGTCCATCTCCCTCCAGTGAGCGGTCTCCCTTGGGATacagcccttcctttaattCCAGGCAGCTGATGGAGATGTTGGCCAGAGGTGAAGGCCCCAGTCCTCCAGGGGACAGAGCAGGGCCGCGCTTTAACCAAGGACTAGGTAGCAGCACAGGAGGAGGCCGAATAGATGAAGGTCTAGGGTTTGTGGGATCGTCGATCATGGAGATCCAGTCTGATTGGCTTGGAGAGGACACAGGTAATTTACAAGCTCAATCTCAGCTCTTACAAACCTTGACCTTGGTACATATGTTTCCTCGTAGGATTGAAAAAGAAATTGAAACTATTTCCATGTTGcattgaagacattttcatgaagaagagaaaggctGCACATTTTCCAGTGCTGCTCTATTGGGATCTGAACAGCTGGCCTCTTTCTCCCCCTGCAGGTGATGGTTTGGTAGTGCCAGTGAAACTCCACAAGTGCCCTTTCTGTCCTTACACTGCAAAGCAGAAGGGAATCATGAAGAGACACATCCGTTGCCACACGGGAGAGAGGCCCTTCCCCTGCCCCATGTGTGGCAAGAGGTTCACGAGACAGGAGCACCTTCGCAGTCACGCCCTCAGTGTAGGAATTTTTTGTTTCCAATTGTCTAAAAGTTGTTCACTTTGTCAAACAGGGAAATTACATGTGCTTTTGAAATGTGACCTATagttgtttttacattattgAAGACTCTTAAGGATTTCATGGGCAGCCTTATGTTGGGAACTGTTGTACAAAAAAAGAGATCATGTGTTTAAGATAACTTTTAAAATTTTTGTGGGGAATTGCACAGTGGCAATGGTCTGTTCTCTTGTATTTTACTGATAAATTGTTGTGCTTTGTCTCAGTTGTAGTAGAATTGTAGTTAAGATACAATGATTTGGACAAAACCACTTAAAGCTGGTAATTGCTAGCATTTAGTTGTAAACATTAATTAGCTCTTTGAGTGCTGATGGTGTTGTTAAATTCAGCTCTTTTTTCCCTGAcgcttgtgttttgtgtgcagtgAAGGAAGTATGAGAGCAGTAAATGTGTCTGCtgccatgttgtttttcttcacctgTAAATAATCTAAACATGGTTTTGCCAGTGCAAACTGATTCACATTGTGCTGTCTCTCACTGTATTGACCATCGGCAGGTCCACAGGCACTACTGGCCAGTGTCATGTAAGAGCTGCAGGCGAACCTTCACCGGATCCAGTGTTTCACCAGGACTCAGGCGCTTCGGTATCTGCGACAGCTGCAACTGTGTGACCACCACTCATGATGATGCCGCCCCTGTTCACCCCGCCAGCCAACCAGAGCCCATGGAACGTGCGGACGGGGGTACGGATTGGTCCAGTTTTATGGATGACGTAGATGAGGTGGAGGTCGGCAGAGTTGAGGACTTGGTAGAGAAACAGATGCTTGAAAGGCAGCTGGCTGCCTGCACTGATGTAGGTCACACACTGTGAATCTGTGACCGACTGTACTTAGAGAGGAAAAACTGTTCCACTGTTTGGGTTAAGTGTGACCATACTGTTATTGATGTTAAATTATTACTGTATGatgattgtctttttttaagATGATTTATTTGGACATTCCTGCTTTATTTGGTACTGACAGTagagagagacaagaaaggagagaaagaggggataACATGCAGCAACACAAACCCAGAGCGCTGCGGTAAGGACTCAGCCTTGATACATGCTACGCACTCGACCGCATGACTTTGTTGATCACTTCCAAATTTCTCTGTATGTGCTGTACATAAAGAGAACGTGGCTCTCAGAGTTAGAGATTTCTGGATGTCTCCTAACATCATAGAGGATGGGCAATGTAGCCTGTTCCATGTTTTGTCCAGAATTTCACAGATAAAATGAGCCCTGTGGTTATAATGGAGCTGTTGTGGGTGTTGTCACAATAAATGTGTTATGTCATTGTGGACATATTTccatttatcacattttgtttgtttttctacatgAAGATGTATTGACATACAGTTCCCTGCTGCTTGTCATGATTTTGCATCAGGTGATCAACTTGCTGTagcatgattaaaaaaaaagtgacctTTGACGCCCTCTAGTGGCTGCAAGCCCACCATTATATATAAGAAATTGTTCTTAATGACCACCTGGTTAATCCCCTTCTCTTTCATAGGAATTGTGACAGAGGGTGACTGCACAGCATGATCTTCCCACAACAGCATTCAggtgtgatgctgctgatgttgcACAGGTAGAGGTGGAGTGTACTCAGCTGTCGAGTCTGACTGTGTGACAGTAATAAGAGCCTTTTAATCAGCGTGGGACTCAAGCGACTTCAAATGCGACTCGTGCATTAACGTTACACCTTTGACTCGTCTCATTCCCTTGCTCATGTTGGGACATTGGAAGTAATGTAGGCAACCAGATAGATTGATTCACATAGGAAACtctttcggggggggggggttactgTCATCTACAGAGCAGCACctagtggtggaatgtaacaaaaaaaaaaaaaaaatccaatattgGCATTAATGCTCTGAGTCTTAAATGAGTCCGGTTGGAAACAGTTGACAGGCCAGCAGGTCACTGTACTTGGTTCTCTAccactctctgtgtgtttcttcaggaTGTGGTGGTTGCCAATGACAGGTGGAGTAAGGGCTGCTACTGCAAACGTGCTGACAGGTACACACCTGGCAAACTTCCACACCACAAATGGGAGAAATGCCACTCTATCGACACCCGTTCCTGGGGCTACTGAAGAGACATGAAGCTAGGAGACCTCATGGACCTGCCGTCCATCataaagaggcagaggaaggtCGTCACATAGCTGATTTATCCAGTCATTTTGTGATGAATTATTTGCATTAATCTAACACTCTCTCTTGCAATGGGTGGTAACTACCTGCATACCATTGGTGTGATGGCAGATGGCACGATTGCCCCGGTGGCTGTGGGGACTTGGTGCCCGGTTGGGGATTAATGGGGAGGCCATCTATGCTTCCAAACCCTGCAGGGCCCAGATGGAGAAcagcactgtcactgtctgGTGAgatgctgattttgtttttcattccatttcctgctgcttttccaggGGCCAGGTCACACTGGCAGCACGCTAAGCGAGCAACATATTGTGATTTTGTGATTAGAAAACAATGCAAAGCCTGTTGTGTCTCGGCTCTAGCCACTGATTGCTCTTATTAAAGGTACAGTGCCAAAAACAATACAGTTTATGCCACAATCCTTGGTTCTAAACAACCACTTCGGCTTACATCTCCAAGGGCATCTGTGGCCATGAAAGTAAGCCTTTATGCATACAGAACTTCAATTCCAGTTCCCTTCATTTGTCATGATCAGAAACTGTACACACGACTCTTTTACATCCACAGGATACACTTATGGACTATCCTAATATAAATCATGTGTACAATACACAGAGTGTGTGCATAATGGACACGTTATTGTCCTTttacatgttcattttaatcATATGCCATGGTGAAAAAAGCCAAAGCTGAGACACAGGTGTTACCACTCACATTAATGAAGGTACAGGGCCTTAATTAATGTggttagtaacacctgtgctccaaaaaaaatggctgctgtgAGAAAGGTCTGgtcga encodes:
- the zbtb8b gene encoding zinc finger and BTB domain-containing protein 8B, yielding MEVPCYLPKLLFELNEQRKRDFFCDCSILVEGRVFKAHRNVLFAGSGYFRALLVHYLQDNGQRYSTASLDIVTADAFSIILDFLYSGRLALNRSNVIEVMSAASYLQMTDLVNFCKGYIRSSLEICNKEKERNTEKENQTQDGGMGPADSGTLAAAAVSSGAEAAEPHSQVAEADRGSGLGTESVSLAKTPLSIPVTSTPGTSRDIDSDYHSREEFGSGSEGQKGHMDQTNLSSSSSSVLTLELVNPKIEYDPDEELMESPDTKDLASYPGPSLHNSHHGRLLPPSPSPSSERSPLGYSPSFNSRQLMEMLARGEGPSPPGDRAGPRFNQGLGSSTGGGRIDEGLGFVGSSIMEIQSDWLGEDTGDGLVVPVKLHKCPFCPYTAKQKGIMKRHIRCHTGERPFPCPMCGKRFTRQEHLRSHALSVHRHYWPVSCKSCRRTFTGSSVSPGLRRFGICDSCNCVTTTHDDAAPVHPASQPEPMERADGGTDWSSFMDDVDEVEVGRVEDLVEKQMLERQLAACTDVGHTL